In Carya illinoinensis cultivar Pawnee chromosome 7, C.illinoinensisPawnee_v1, whole genome shotgun sequence, the following are encoded in one genomic region:
- the LOC122314881 gene encoding heavy metal-associated isoprenylated plant protein 35-like, with protein MAATEAKTEAKEVPKEVVAESPEPLKYKTWVLKVSIHCEGCKRKVKKILTNIEGVFKTDIDLKQQKVTVTGNVNSETLIKKLVKTGKHAELWPEKAGPKEKKQGKSKNKEKQSEQESSEESNKVDDKEKQTAKVEVQGHDPAKNGEGGEGCNVKVGEGSAATSKNGGQTTEPKHEVKQTVTVPAGIQSPATEKKGVDGEVNGGDQKSGGGGGGKKKKKKGQQANNNSSDTIDEAERSGDAPQSTGSANHGQGPMPIPVPANHSPPLQHVYHQYPPANYSPPRQELHHQYPPHYHAHSVHATNYNVAYPSTTSYYTSPPPHSYVYMHPGLGLETDTERGRPPANYDVYSSYSSHPTADSFELFSDENPNGCTIL; from the exons atGGCAGCTACAGAAGCAAAGACAGAAGCTAAAGAAGTACCCAAAGAAGTGGTAGCAGAAAGCCCAGAACCTCTCAAATACAAG ACATGGGTCTTGAAAGTCTCCATCCACTGTGAAGGCtgcaaaagaaaagtaaaaaagattCTAACAAACATTGAAG GCGTTTTTAAGACAGACATTGATTTGAAGCAACAGAAAGTCACAGTAACAGGGAATGTGAACTCAGAGACTTTGATCAAGAAACTGGTAAAGACAGGGAAACATGCAGAGCTTTGGCCCGAGAAAGCTGGCCCGAAAGAGAAAAAGCAAGGCAAATCGAAGAACAAAGAGAAACAAAGCGAGCAAGAAAGCTCTGAAGAAAGCAACAAAGTCGATGACAAGGAAAAACAGACGGCGAAAGTTGAAGTTCAAGGCCACGATCCTGCTAAAAATGGTGAAGGTGGTGAGGGTTGTAACGTCAAAGTCGGTGAAGGGAGTGCTGCGACTAGTAAAAACGGCGGACAAACGACCGAGCCAAAGCATGAGGTGAAGCAAACTGtgaccgtaccggccggtatccAGTCTCCGGCGACTGAGAAGAAGGGTGTTGACGGTGAGGTTAATGGGGGTGATCAGAAAAGTGGTGGTGGCGGTGGTggtaaaaagaagaagaagaaggggcaACAAGCGAATAACAACAGCAGCGACACCATTGATGAGGCCGAACGTTCTGGTGATGCACCGCAAAGCACTGGATCAGCAAATCATGGTCAAGGTCCAATGCCAATTCCAGTTCCAGCCAATCACAGCCCTCCACTTCAGCATGTGTACCATCAATACCCACCAGCCAATTACAGCCCTCCACGTCAGGAGTTACACCATCAATACCCACCACATTACCATGCGCATTCAGTGCACGCAACGAACTACAATGTGGCATACCCTAGCACCACATCATACTATACCTCACCACCACCGCATTCATACGTGTACATGCACCCGGGTCTAGGGCTTGAGACCGATACGGAGCGGGGCCGTCCACCGGCCAACTATGACGTGTATTCGTCGTATTCATCACATCCGACGGCCGATTCGTTTGAGCTATTTAGTGATGAAAATCCAAATGGGTGCACAATCCTGTGA